The genomic window GCTACCGCCACTTCGAGCCGCTCAGCTTCCTCCATCTCCTGCCCGTCTGCGCCCACGAGGCCTTTCCGCATCTGCGGGATCGTCCGTGGACTCCCGTGATTCCGAAGGAGCTGGCCTCCCATTCGGATCTTTTCGATCTCATTCGCCGCCGCGATGTCCTGCTCCACCATCCCTTCGAGAGCTTCGGCATCATCGTCGACCTGTTGCGCCGGGCGGCGGACGATCCCGGAGTGCTCGGGATCCGGATGACACTCTACCGGACGGGAGGGGAGTCGCCGATCGTCCGCGCCCTGATGCGCGCAGCACAGAACGGCAAGCAGGTCACGGCCCTCGTCGAGATCAAGGCGCGCTTCGACGAAGCCAACAACATCGTCTGGGCGAGGCAGCTCGAGGAGGCGGGCGTTCACGTCGTCTACGGCCTCCTGGGCCTCAAGACCCATTGCAAGATGCTCGAGATCATCCGTCGCGACCCAGATCGGATCCGGCTCTACGTCCACCTGGGGACGGGGAACTACCACGTCGGCACGGCCCGCCTCTACACCGACCTGAGCCTCCTGACGACCCGGGACGATCTCACCAAGGAGGTCGGCACCCTCTTCAACATCCTCACGGGCCTCTCCCGCTTCCACGGGATTCGCAAGCTCCTGGTCGCCCCATTCCGCATGGCGGAGGAGTTTCACGAGCGGATCGCCGCGGAAACCGCCTTCGCCCGGCAGGGGAAGCCGGCGCGCATCATTGCGAAAATGAACGCCCTGGTGGATCCGGAAATCATCAAGGCGCTCTACCACGCCTCCGCGGCCGGCGTCCGGATCGACCTGATCGTCCGCGGCATCTGCTGCCTCCGGCCCGGGATCCCCGGGGTGAGCGAGCGGATCCGTGTCGTCAGCATCGTCGGCCGCTTCCTCGAGCACTCCCGGATCTTCTACTTCGAGAACAATGGGGATCCCAAGATCTACCTGAGCAGTGCGGACTGGATGCCGCGCAATCTCTACCGGAGGATCGAGGTCGCCTTCCCGGTCGAGGACCCCGAGATCAAGAAGCGCCTGAGGGGCGAGATCCTCGAGCTCTATCTCTCCGATTGCGTCAAGGCGCGGGAGCTCCAGCCCGATGGGAGCTACCTGCGGCTCAAGCCCGCTTCCCATCGGAGCCCCGTCCAGGCGCAGCTTCAGCTCCGCCACCTCGCTCGAGCCCAGCTCGGCTTCGACCGTCTCCCGAGGCCAGAGAGCATCGCAATCGTCCCGCAGCAGCGGCCGACCCTGCCGCCTCCCCCGACGGAGGCGTCTTCTCCCCTCCCGGAAGAGCCCGACCTCTTTTAGACGACGTTTTTAGACGGCGTTTTAGGCGGCGGGCTTCTTGGCCTCGCTGCCGGAGGACTTCTTCGCAGCCGTCTTTTCGCCGGAGGAGGATTCGTTCTCGGCTTTCGCGGCCTTCTTGTAGCCCTCGCTCCGGTAGTCGGTGAGGTAGAAGCCCGATCCCTTGAAGAGGAGACCGGCTCCTCCGGAGATTCTCCGCTTGAGCCGGCCGCCACAGCGGCCGCTCTCCTCTCCGCAGAGCTCCTTGGGGCACTCCTCCAAGGGAGGATCCGAGATCCGTTGAAAGACCTCGAGGACCGCCCCGCAACGTGCGCACTCGTACTCGTACGTAGGCATAACCAGACCTTCCCGCCGGTCCCTTACGCCGGGATCGGGCCCGCCGGCTCGATCCGCTCGACGCGGACCAGGGAGCCCTTTCCCTTCCCTTCCGACGGCAGCTCGACTTCCTCGCCGGGCCTGCGTCCGAGAAGGGCCTGTCCCAGACCAGCCAAATACGATACCACTCCAGCCGCCGGATCGCTATCCCAAGCCCCGAGAATCGTGACCCGCCGCTCCTTGCCCGTTGCCAGATCCTGAAGGATGACCCGGGTTCCGACGTTGACGGAGTCGATCGCCACCTCGGAAAAATCGGTCGCCCGGGCCCGCGCCAGGGCGGCTTCGAGCTCCGCCTTCCGGCGCAGGAGGACTCCCTGCATCTCCTTTGCCGCCTTATACTCGTGGTTCTCGCGCAGATCCCCATAGGATCGGGCGATCGCAATCTCCCGGGTGTTTTCCGGGATCTGCTTGGTGACGAGGGTTTCGAGCTCCTGCTTCTTCTCCGCCAGGCTCTTCCAGGAGACGATCAGGGAGGCTTCGCTATTCTTCTGCTGATCGCCCGTCACAAGGTCCTGAACGCCGGGATGCTTCTTGATGATCGCTCCCAGGAGGGAGCGCTTGTCCAGCTCCCGCAGGGCGGGGCTCGCGAGAGCGGCCCGAGCCACGTCCCGCGCATCGGTTGGCTGCGCACCAGCGAGAATCGCATGCAACAGATCGAGCTTGCCCGTAAGCAGCTCGTAGAGCTTCGAGCCCTTCTTGGCGACGCCGCTGCTTTCGCGCTCCAGCAGATAGAGGATGCAAAAAAAGAGGTCGGGACGGAAGAGCGGGCGGAAGAGCTCGTCCCGGGTCCGGCAGATCCACGCCAAGGCATCCGACCCGATCGTCCTCTCTCGCACGGCGCGCTCGAGCCGTTCAAGAAGCTCCTTGGCCCTCCCCCCCTCGGCCAAGACCGTGACGATGGCGTCCGCGGTCCGCGCGGAGGCGCCGGGCAGAAGATCCAGGAGAAGGGAGACCGCCCCGCCCTTCTCTAGGACGAGGCGGCGCAGCACCTCTTTCTGCGCCGAGCTGGCCATGACCGACAGGGCTTTCTGCAGCCCCGGCCGGTCTTCCGGAAGCCATTGCGAAACAGCAAGCTCTCCCGACTCGGGCCCTTTTCCGATCGCCGCCAGAAGCTCATCTCGAATGACCGCCAGCTCGAGCAGCTCTCCCGAGCTCGCACCGCCGCCCGACGAAAGAATCCGATCGATCGCCGCCACCGCCTGCTCTCGGCCTCCCGCGGGAATCTTCTCGGCCTTCGCAAGGGCCCGGGCCGCTTCGACGGCGGCCTTGCTGGAAGCCGACTGATCCAATGCGAAAAACAACTTTTGCCAAGCGGGAACGACGGTGGTCACGATGCGGATCGGCTGGTTCTTCCGGCTCGGGACCTCGAATCGGCCCTCCCGGCGCATGACCCGGCGAACCCCGTCCCACCACTTCTTCCACTCTTCCTGGGCGACGACCGTCGGAGTCAGCGCCTCTTGGAGTGCTTCGGGAGTCGCCCCCTCGCCGAAGCTGCGGACACAGATCTCGACGACCGCCACCGGGTCGGACGCCGCTTGCTCCCGAAGCGTGGAGAGCTTCTCGGCCTTCCAGACGAAGATGTGATCGCGGGAGACCGGTTCAAGGGATTGGAGCGCGTACTCCCACTGCATCCGGTGACGCGGCTTTTCCTGGAAATCGATGATGACCGAGCCGGCATCGAGCGAGATCTCCCGGATGAGCCCGAACCCCCAGCTCCGGTGGAGACAGTAGTCTCCAACCGACAGGGGTAGGCTTTCCGCAGCAGGAGCCGAGGTTATCTCCTCGGATGAACGGCCCTCTTCGGACGACATGTGTTAATTGAATCTAATATCGAGCCGTTCCATTTCCCGCAACGATTTTTTCTAACTCTTCGCTTCGACGGCGGGAGCAGGAGCCGCGACGTCCCCGTGCTCCACCGCTTCTGCGGGAGGCTCGCCGGCCGAGGTGTGGCCGGGCGGACGCTCTCTGGAGCCCAACAGGAGAAAGACGACCTTGAGCGCGCCTCCCGCCCGGTCCTCCCGTCTTTCGACTCGAGCATCCAGCAGCTGCTCGAAGAGCCTTCGCTCGAGCTCGCGCGTTCGCGGGAACCGGTCGAGGATCTCCAGGACCGGAGAGTGAAACTCGAGGATCTGTCCGGCGGGGGCGCCGGCCGGCTCGTAGCGGCTCATGCAGCCCTCCTCTTCTCGGGCCTGGGCCAGTTGCCGAGCGCGTTCCTCCAGCCCGGCGCCCGAGACCCGGGATCGCAGTGCCTCGACGCGGCGGCGGTAGAGCCGGTGGAGGAGCCGGTCGACGGCCAGAGGGCCGTAGACGTCCTCGACCGACTCCAGAAGCTCGAGGGCAAAGGGGGTCCCTTTTTGCGGGAAGAACTGATTGGCCTTCTCGGTCAGGACATAGACCTTCTCCGGGCGGCCCACCCGCTTCGCCCTTCGCTGGGTCGAGAGAAACCCCTCCTTCTCCAGGGAGTTGCAATGCTGCTTGACCCCCATGTAGGAGAGGTTCATCCGCTCCGCCAGCTCCCCCACCGAAAGCCCGTTGCTCCGCTTGATTTCGGCGAGGATCGAGTATTTCTGGTTCCGAATCGGCGAAGAGTTGGCACTATCCATAACTGACGAAGGGGAAAGGGCTTCGGATTTCTTGTAGCAGAGATGGGTCCAACTCGTTAATTGCTTTTTGAATTGCTTTTTGAAGAGGAGGGGGGAAAAGGAGCTCTCGCTTCGCTCTGGGGCGGCGGCCGGGTCCCACCGGATCATCAAGGCCTGGGTCGGTCCCGGCCGGAAGGAGAACAACAGCTTTGACAGGGGGCCTTCTCCTCGCTAGGCTTTGGAGCTTCCTATGTCCGCTACATTCACCATCCTGATCGCCGACTCGATCAGCCCGAAGGGGGTCGAGCTTCTCTCCGCCAATCCCTCCGTCCGCGTCCTCGAAAGGACGGGCCTCTCCGAGGATCAACTGGTCGAGGTGGCTCCGTCGTGCGACGCGATCCTGGTCCGAAGCCAAACCAAGATTACTCGACGGATTCTCGAGAAGGCGGAGCGCCTCCGGGTCGTCGGCCGAGCCGGGGTCGGCGTGGATAATGTCGACATCGCCGCGGCGACCGAGCGCGGGATCGTCGTCATGAATACCCCCGGGGGAAACACGATCGCTACGGCCGAGCACGCGGTGGCGCTCATGCTCGCGCTGGCGCGCAGCGTCCCCCAGGCCGATGCCTCGATGCGCGCAGGTGCTTGGAACCGGAAAGCCTTCGAAGGAGTCGAGCTCTGCGGCAAGGTGCTGGGGATCGTCGGCATGGGACGGGTCGGCACGGAGGTGGCTCGGCGCGCCCTCGGCTTCAACATGCGCGTGATCTGCTTCGACCCCTATCTCTCCCCCGCTCGCGTCCAGAACCTTCCGGTGCAGGTCGCCGAGGATCTCGACACCGTTCTGAAGGAGGCCGACTTCCTGACCCTCCACTCCCCGCTGACACCGGAGACCAAGGGGCTGCTCGATGCGCACCGGCTCGCCCTCTGCAAGAAGGGTGTCCGGATCGTCAACTGCGCACGGGGAGGGCTGATCGTCGCCAGCGATCTTCGTCAGGCGCTCGATTCGGGCCAGGTGGCGGGAGCCGCCCTCGACGTCTACGATCCCGAGCCGCCACCCGCCGACTTCCCCCTCCGCTCGCTCCCGAACGTGATCCTCACCCCCCATCTGGCCGCCTCTACGGCGGAATCCCAGGAGCAGGTCGGAATCGAGATTGCGCACGCGGTGCTCGATCTTTTGGTGAACGGGACGATTCGCAACGCCGTAAACATCCCCAACGTCGATCCGCGGACGGCCTCCCTCCTCCGCCCCTACCTGTCGCTGGCCGAGCGGCTCGGTCTCTTCATGGGCCAGTGGGCGCCGAACCGGATGAGCCGGGTGACCCTTTCCTATGCCGGGAAGGTCAACGACCACGACACGACCCCCGTGACGCGCGCCGCCCTCAAAGGGCTGCTGCGGAAGGTGGCCGGGGCGGAAGTCAACGAGGTGAACGCCGCCTACCTCGCCGACACCTTGGGTATCGTCGTCAGCGAGACCAAGACGACTCAAGCCGGCGAGTTCACCGATTGGATCGGGATGGAGATTCAGGTCGATTCAGCCACGCTGCAGGCGGGTGCGACGTTCTGGGGAACGGCGCAGCGGCTGGTGCAGATCAACGGCAACCCGATCGAGGCGCCGCTCGAAGGAGCGCTGCTGGTCTTGGAAAATCGCGATCGGCCCGGCATCGTCGGCCGAGTGGGCTCGATCCTGGGCGAGCGCTCGGTGAACATCGCCTCGATGTCCCTGGCTCGCGCCGAGCATGGCTCCCGAGCCGTCAGCGTGCTTCACGTCGACGGTGCCCCCGGGAACGAAGTGCTCGAGGAGATCCTGCGGGTCCCGGACGTCTATTCGGTCCGGCTGGTGCAGATTTAGGTGCGCGGCCCAATGGGCGTGCCTCCCCTGTCCAGGGGGCATTCCTCGGCCGCGCCTTGGGCGCCATTGCCCCGAGCAGAGCCGGGGAAACCGGCGTTTCCTGGAGCGCGTCCTTCGGGACGATGGGCTTGTCGGTCCCGCCCTTGACCAGCCATCGAACTTGCCCTTTATTGGAACCAATGCGCATCGTCCCGCTTACGCTCGTCGGCTTCTTTCTTGGAGCGGGGCTCGCACCCGCCCAGCCGTCGGAGGAGACCGGGACGGAGCCCGCCCCCCCTCCCCGGGCTTCGGCACCGCACCGGATCGAGAAGAGGCCCGAGGCACCCGCCCCCGAGAAAGGGAAAAAGCCCGCGGAAGCACAACCGCCCAAGCTCAAAGGTGTGATCCCGGAAGGCATCCGGAAGGGTCCAAACATGATCAACCCCGTGGCCCCCAAGGAGTATGGATATGGGGAGCGTTTCCTGTCCAAGTCTCCGATGACCCCGCACATCCCCTATGCGGCGGGCATGACCGAAGTCATGACTCCCGGGGGAGGATTGGAGCTTTTTACCTGGGAGTGGTAATGCCTTCGCACCCTCGGATTCGGATCCGGCGCATCTACGAAGCACCGGGAGCCGATGAGGGCTATCGTGTCCTGGTGGATCGCGTCTGGCCCCGGGGGATTTCCAAGGAGAAGGCAGGAATCGACGCTTGGGACAGAGATCTGGCTCCCAGCACGGCGCTCCGGAAATGGTTCGGCCACGAGCCAAGCCGCTGGAAGGAGTTCGCGCTCCGCTACCGGAGCGAGCTTGCGGGAAAGACGGAGCGGCTGCACGAGCTCCTCCGGGCCGCGGGCTCCCGCGATCTCACCCTGCTCTACGGCGCACGGGACACGGAACACAACCAGGCGGTGGTCCTGCGGGAGGCGCTCGTGGATCTGGCGACCGGCGCCCGCACCCTCTCCGCCACCGATTAAGACGACCGGATCTCCCTCTCCAGCCGGTCGAGGGAATGATCGGCAAGATCCGTTCCCACCCAGGTTGCCCCTGCGAAATCCTGACCGGCCGTATAGTCGTTTTGGGTAATCAGGCAGGGGATGCCCGCCGCACGCGCCGCGCGCAATCCGACCGCCGAGTCCTCGATCGCCAGGACCCGCTCGGGAGGGAGCCCCCACTCGGCCAGGCAGCGCCGGTAGAGCGGGGAGTCAGAAGCGGTCTTCCTCCCGGACTCCTTTCCCAGGATCGGAGAGAACCAACCCGCCTCTTCCGGGAGATGGAGCGCCAGCAGGGCCGCGATCTGCGCCTCGTCCGTGGTCGAGACGATCGCCTGCCGCATTCCCTTTTCCCGCGCCTCCCGGATCCGCGCCCGGATCCCCGGTCGAAGAACGGTACAGGGAAGAAAGCGTTCGAGGTAGATCTTCCTCTTCCATTGCCCGAGCTGGCGGGCCAGTGCTTCGAGCTCACCCGGAGGAGGGGAGAGGGCTTCCAGGGCGCGCCGCATCCGCAGCTCGTTTCCCGGGATGGTCAAGAGCCCCTGGAACTCCTCCCAGCTCCAGCGGATCGGGAGACCCAGCGCCGCAAAGGCCGCGTTGCAGGCGGGGAGATGCCCCTCGCGTTCGGTCAGCGCGATCGTCCCGTCGAGATCCCAGATGAGCCCATCCCAGCGCATGACGATGACCGTTACCGGCAGAGCCTTGCCACGCGATCGGGCGGCAGCTCGGAAGGCGCTGTCGGCTCCACGATCTCATCCGAAAAGCGGGAGAGCGGCAGGTCGAAGACCGCGCAGTGGAGCAGGGCTCGGATATACTTGTGGAGCACGATCAGGACCCCGCGCTCCGGACGGCCGACCAGCGAGCAGAGGGCGCCGACAACGCGCTTGCGCGCGCCGCCGATATCCTCTCCCCCGATGGGAGGCAGCGGCACCCGGGAGGGATCGGCCAGCCACCGTTCGTACTCGGCCGGCTCCCGAGCCGAGAGCTCCTTGCGCGTGTGGCCCTCCCACTCCCCCATGTGCACCTCGATCCACTCCGGCCATGCTTCGATGGGAACCCCTAGCGCTGCTCCGTAGATCTCCGCGGTCTGTCGACCGCGGGCGAGCGGGCTTGAAAAGATCCGGTCGATCGGGAGATCGCGGAGAAGCACGCAATTCGCCCGGGCTTCCCTCAGCCCCTCCTCGCAAAGGGGGATATCGGTTCGCCCCTGGATCCGATGCTCCAGGTTCCACGACGTCTTGCAATGCCGTGCCACGAAGATGCGGGGGTATCGAACGGCCTCGCCCCTCTCTCCCTGCTCTCTCCTCGTCACCTTCGCTTCTCCGGTGCGTTTCCCCGCGCTTCGGCCTAGCCCCGTGTCCGGGCCAAGGTGCGGCGAGCGGCCTCCGCCACCGCTTCCCCCGTGAGGCCGAACTCCTTGTAGATCGTGGCATACGGCGCCGATGCGCCGAAATGGTCGATGCCGACGGCTTCGCCGTCCGATCCGATCCAGCGCGGCCAAGCCAGCGTCACCCCGGCCTCGACCGAGACGCGGGCGCGGATCCCGGCGGGGAGCACCTGCTCGCGATAGGAGGCGGGCTGCCGGGCGAAGAGCTCCCAGGAAGGCAGCGACACGACCCGGGAACGGATCTTCTCTCCGGAAAGGAGCTCTCGCGCCGCGAGCGCAAGCGACACCTCGGAGCCCGTGGCGATCAGGATGACCTCTGGTTCCGCGTCCCCGGCAAGCACATACCCTCCGCGCCGGGCCTCCGAGGCGGGCGCAAAGCGGCTCCGGTCGAGCACCGGAAGGGCTTGACGGGTCAGGATGAGGGCGGTGGGGCCATCTTTCCGCTCAAGCGCTACACGCCAGCCTTCGGCCGTCTCGGTGGCGTCCGCCGGGCGGAAGACCACCAGGTTGGGGATCGCACGAAGCGCGGTCAGCTGCTCGACCGGCTGATGGGTGGGCCCATCCTCTCCCAAGCCGATGCTGTCGTGGGTGAAGACGTAGACGACCGGCACCTGCATCATGGCGGCCAGCCGGATCGGCGGGCGCATGTAGTCTGAGAAGATCAGGAAGGTTCCCCCGTAGGGGCGAATGCCCCCATGAACCGCCATTCCGTTCATGAGGGAGCCCATCCCGTGCTCGCGAATGCCATAATGGAGGTAGGCCCCCGTCAGGTCATCCGGGCGGATCTCCTTGACCCCCTTGGCCAGCGTATTGTTGGATGGGGTCAGGTCGGCGGAGCCGCCGAGAAGGTAGCCGACCTTCTCGAAGATCCCGTTGAGGACGGCCCCGGAAGCGGCGCGCGTGGCGAGCGGCTTCTCGAGCGGGAAGCCAGGCATCCCCTGATCCCATCCCGCGGGCAGATCCCGGCGCAGGGCGATCTCGAACCGTTCCGCTTCGAGGGAGAACTCCTTCCGGTAGGCCGCAAAGGCCTCGAGCCAACGGCTCCGCTCGTCCGCCCCCTTCTTGGCAACAGCCCGGAAGAAGCTCCGCACCTCCTCGGGGACGTAGAAGGCCGGATCGACCGGAAGGCCGAGGCGCTCCTTCGCCAGCTTCACCTCTTCCGCCCCCAGAGGCTCTCCATGGGCCTTGGCGGTGTTCTCCCGGTTGGGGCTTCCGAAGCCGATCACGGTCCGGCAGGCGATGATGGTCGGCCTCTCTTCCTGGGAGGTCGCCCAGGTCAGCGCGGATTCGACCTCGGAGCGGTCGAGCCCGTTGATCCTTCGGACATTCCAGCCGTAAGCAGCGAAGCGGCCGAGAACGTCTTCGCTGAACGAGAGCGAGGTCGGCCCATCGATGCTGATGTGGTTATCGTCGTAAAGCACCACGAGCTTGCCCAGCCGCAGATGGCCGGCAAGAGAAGCCGCCTCGTGGGAGACGCCTTCCTCGAGATCGCCGTCGCTGGCGATCACGAAGGTCCGGTGGCGGACCACCTCGTGGCCCGGCCGGTTGTACTTCTGGGCCAGCCACCGTTCGGCCAGCGCCATCCCGACCGCGTTGGAGATCCCCTGGCCCAATGGCCCGGTCGTCGTCTCCACTCCCGCCGTGTGACCATATTCCGGATGGCCCGGGGTCCGGCTGCCCCACTGCCGGAAGCGCTCGAGCTCGGCCATCGGCAGGTCGTAGCCGCACAGGTGGAGCAGGCTGTAGAGGAGCATCGAACCATGCCCGGCCGAGAGGACGAACCGGTCGCGATCGGGCCAGTGGGGATCGGCGGGATCGAAGCGCAGGAAGCGGGTCCAGAGAACGACGGCCGCATCGGCCATTCCCATGGGCATCCCGGGGTGGCCCGAATTCGCTTTCTGGACCCCATCCATCGCCAAGCCACGAACGACGTTGGCCGCCAAGGCGGTTAACCGGTCTTCCTCGGAAGCAGGGGACAAGCTGGGGGCAACTGGGGGGGGAGTTGTACTACTCATTTTTCATCTCTTTCGTAGTGAGTTCTCCTTGACGGCGAACTCGTAAAATCGCCTCGACGGGCGCCGTGCAGGAAATCTCTGCAGCCTCTTCCTCCGCTCCCGGCAAAGGGCGGCGAGAGGAAGCCGCGGAGCCGACGCGGGCGATGGGCTCGGACCGACTCCTCGTCGTTGCGGTATAGCGGCCCGCCCGCATGGT from Methylacidimicrobium sp. B4 includes these protein-coding regions:
- a CDS encoding FmdB family zinc ribbon protein, with translation MPTYEYECARCGAVLEVFQRISDPPLEECPKELCGEESGRCGGRLKRRISGGAGLLFKGSGFYLTDYRSEGYKKAAKAENESSSGEKTAAKKSSGSEAKKPAA
- the serA gene encoding phosphoglycerate dehydrogenase, with protein sequence MSATFTILIADSISPKGVELLSANPSVRVLERTGLSEDQLVEVAPSCDAILVRSQTKITRRILEKAERLRVVGRAGVGVDNVDIAAATERGIVVMNTPGGNTIATAEHAVALMLALARSVPQADASMRAGAWNRKAFEGVELCGKVLGIVGMGRVGTEVARRALGFNMRVICFDPYLSPARVQNLPVQVAEDLDTVLKEADFLTLHSPLTPETKGLLDAHRLALCKKGVRIVNCARGGLIVASDLRQALDSGQVAGAALDVYDPEPPPADFPLRSLPNVILTPHLAASTAESQEQVGIEIAHAVLDLLVNGTIRNAVNIPNVDPRTASLLRPYLSLAERLGLFMGQWAPNRMSRVTLSYAGKVNDHDTTPVTRAALKGLLRKVAGAEVNEVNAAYLADTLGIVVSETKTTQAGEFTDWIGMEIQVDSATLQAGATFWGTAQRLVQINGNPIEAPLEGALLVLENRDRPGIVGRVGSILGERSVNIASMSLARAEHGSRAVSVLHVDGAPGNEVLEEILRVPDVYSVRLVQI
- the ppk1 gene encoding polyphosphate kinase 1, producing MASDFEDPAYYINRELSWLEFNARVLEEAADTTQPLLERLRFLCIFSSNLDEFFEIRVAGIKQQVENQSDQEGPDGLSPEEVCDAIQQRAHQLVARQYDIWRHEVEPQLRKNGIVLCQRNDLAAEERAWAERYFTDEILPVLTPLAVDPSHPFPQVTNKSFNLIVTLRRPVSAHLAGFEIVQVPHNLPRLLTLPGSGQDRYRFIQIKEVIGLFLGSLFPGDEISDVNGFRVTRNSDLYIDDEEAENLLQTVEEELRKRNRGNAVRLEIEESCPPEMEEFLLQALQLKKADSYRHFEPLSFLHLLPVCAHEAFPHLRDRPWTPVIPKELASHSDLFDLIRRRDVLLHHPFESFGIIVDLLRRAADDPGVLGIRMTLYRTGGESPIVRALMRAAQNGKQVTALVEIKARFDEANNIVWARQLEEAGVHVVYGLLGLKTHCKMLEIIRRDPDRIRLYVHLGTGNYHVGTARLYTDLSLLTTRDDLTKEVGTLFNILTGLSRFHGIRKLLVAPFRMAEEFHERIAAETAFARQGKPARIIAKMNALVDPEIIKALYHASAAGVRIDLIVRGICCLRPGIPGVSERIRVVSIVGRFLEHSRIFYFENNGDPKIYLSSADWMPRNLYRRIEVAFPVEDPEIKKRLRGEILELYLSDCVKARELQPDGSYLRLKPASHRSPVQAQLQLRHLARAQLGFDRLPRPESIAIVPQQRPTLPPPPTEASSPLPEEPDLF
- a CDS encoding GreA/GreB family elongation factor, producing the protein MSSEEGRSSEEITSAPAAESLPLSVGDYCLHRSWGFGLIREISLDAGSVIIDFQEKPRHRMQWEYALQSLEPVSRDHIFVWKAEKLSTLREQAASDPVAVVEICVRSFGEGATPEALQEALTPTVVAQEEWKKWWDGVRRVMRREGRFEVPSRKNQPIRIVTTVVPAWQKLFFALDQSASSKAAVEAARALAKAEKIPAGGREQAVAAIDRILSSGGGASSGELLELAVIRDELLAAIGKGPESGELAVSQWLPEDRPGLQKALSVMASSAQKEVLRRLVLEKGGAVSLLLDLLPGASARTADAIVTVLAEGGRAKELLERLERAVRERTIGSDALAWICRTRDELFRPLFRPDLFFCILYLLERESSGVAKKGSKLYELLTGKLDLLHAILAGAQPTDARDVARAALASPALRELDKRSLLGAIIKKHPGVQDLVTGDQQKNSEASLIVSWKSLAEKKQELETLVTKQIPENTREIAIARSYGDLRENHEYKAAKEMQGVLLRRKAELEAALARARATDFSEVAIDSVNVGTRVILQDLATGKERRVTILGAWDSDPAAGVVSYLAGLGQALLGRRPGEEVELPSEGKGKGSLVRVERIEPAGPIPA
- a CDS encoding DUF488 domain-containing protein, which codes for MPSHPRIRIRRIYEAPGADEGYRVLVDRVWPRGISKEKAGIDAWDRDLAPSTALRKWFGHEPSRWKEFALRYRSELAGKTERLHELLRAAGSRDLTLLYGARDTEHNQAVVLREALVDLATGARTLSATD
- a CDS encoding metalloregulator ArsR/SmtB family transcription factor yields the protein MDSANSSPIRNQKYSILAEIKRSNGLSVGELAERMNLSYMGVKQHCNSLEKEGFLSTQRRAKRVGRPEKVYVLTEKANQFFPQKGTPFALELLESVEDVYGPLAVDRLLHRLYRRRVEALRSRVSGAGLEERARQLAQAREEEGCMSRYEPAGAPAGQILEFHSPVLEILDRFPRTRELERRLFEQLLDARVERREDRAGGALKVVFLLLGSRERPPGHTSAGEPPAEAVEHGDVAAPAPAVEAKS
- a CDS encoding HAD family hydrolase; the encoded protein is MRWDGLIWDLDGTIALTEREGHLPACNAAFAALGLPIRWSWEEFQGLLTIPGNELRMRRALEALSPPPGELEALARQLGQWKRKIYLERFLPCTVLRPGIRARIREAREKGMRQAIVSTTDEAQIAALLALHLPEEAGWFSPILGKESGRKTASDSPLYRRCLAEWGLPPERVLAIEDSAVGLRAARAAGIPCLITQNDYTAGQDFAGATWVGTDLADHSLDRLEREIRSS
- the tkt gene encoding transketolase, translated to MSSTTPPPVAPSLSPASEEDRLTALAANVVRGLAMDGVQKANSGHPGMPMGMADAAVVLWTRFLRFDPADPHWPDRDRFVLSAGHGSMLLYSLLHLCGYDLPMAELERFRQWGSRTPGHPEYGHTAGVETTTGPLGQGISNAVGMALAERWLAQKYNRPGHEVVRHRTFVIASDGDLEEGVSHEAASLAGHLRLGKLVVLYDDNHISIDGPTSLSFSEDVLGRFAAYGWNVRRINGLDRSEVESALTWATSQEERPTIIACRTVIGFGSPNRENTAKAHGEPLGAEEVKLAKERLGLPVDPAFYVPEEVRSFFRAVAKKGADERSRWLEAFAAYRKEFSLEAERFEIALRRDLPAGWDQGMPGFPLEKPLATRAASGAVLNGIFEKVGYLLGGSADLTPSNNTLAKGVKEIRPDDLTGAYLHYGIREHGMGSLMNGMAVHGGIRPYGGTFLIFSDYMRPPIRLAAMMQVPVVYVFTHDSIGLGEDGPTHQPVEQLTALRAIPNLVVFRPADATETAEGWRVALERKDGPTALILTRQALPVLDRSRFAPASEARRGGYVLAGDAEPEVILIATGSEVSLALAARELLSGEKIRSRVVSLPSWELFARQPASYREQVLPAGIRARVSVEAGVTLAWPRWIGSDGEAVGIDHFGASAPYATIYKEFGLTGEAVAEAARRTLARTRG
- a CDS encoding histidine phosphatase family protein → MTRREQGERGEAVRYPRIFVARHCKTSWNLEHRIQGRTDIPLCEEGLREARANCVLLRDLPIDRIFSSPLARGRQTAEIYGAALGVPIEAWPEWIEVHMGEWEGHTRKELSAREPAEYERWLADPSRVPLPPIGGEDIGGARKRVVGALCSLVGRPERGVLIVLHKYIRALLHCAVFDLPLSRFSDEIVEPTAPSELPPDRVARLCR